In the Populus trichocarpa isolate Nisqually-1 chromosome 1, P.trichocarpa_v4.1, whole genome shotgun sequence genome, ACGCGAAAGGAGATGCGAATCCAGACCCTGCAAAAGCAGGGGAATTGTATGCAAGCAATCTTAACGTAATGTACAGGCAAATGGTGTCCGGTGCAACGAAGCCTACTCTCTTTTTTGGAAAACCATATCGTGCTGGTGATGATCCAAGTCCTGGAATGGGAACAATTGAGACCACCCCACACACTCAGATTCACTACTGGACCGGCGACCCCAATCAAACTAACGGGGAAAATATGGGCAATTTCTACTCAGCAGGGAGAGATCCCATATTTTATTGTCATCACTCGAACGTCGACCGAATGTGGGACTTGTGGAAGAAAATACCAGGAGGCAAGCGAAAGGATATCGAGGATCCTGATTGGCTTAATTCAGAGTTTCTTTTCTGGGATGAGAATAAAGAGCTGGTTCGAGTAAAGGTTAAAGATACTCTTGACACCAAGAAGCTAAGATATGGCTTTCAAGATGTTCCTATTCCTTGGCTGAAAGCTAGAGCAACACCAAAATTTACAAGGCAGGAAAAATCACGTCGTTCAGCTAAAAAAAGCGTTGTATTAACACCAATTAGTGCATTCCCTGTTGTCTTGGATAAAGTCATAAGTGTGGAGGTTTCCAGGCCAAAGAAATCAAGAAGCGCGACggagaaagaagatgaagatgaagtttTGGTTATTGAAGGGATTGAgtatgaagaaaatcaattaattaagttcGATGTCCTCGTCAACGATGAACCTGATTCACCTGGTGGACCAGACAAGTCCGAGTTTGCAGGAAGTTTCATCAATGTGCCTCACAAgcatgcaaaaaaatcaaagacaacTATGGTATTGGGGATTACAGGATTGTTGGAAGATCTGGAAGCTGAAGGAGATGATACCCTTGTGGTGACTTTAGTGCCTCGGACTGGTGGTGATTCTGTTACTGTTGCTAATGTCAAGATTGAGTTTGTCGCTGACTGATCATGGTGATGAGAGGACATATGctaccattttcttttcttttctttttttcctttcgccttttcttgttttctctcttttctatgCTAGTATTCAGTgagttctcttttttctttcaagatgcTCAACTAATGGACCGTATTTCAATTTAGATACTACAATGGTTTCTTAGATTTGTTGCCTTCCGGGGTGTTTGacaatgtgtttaaaaaatgttttttaaaaaaattatttttttattttaaattaatatatttttaatgttttcaaatcattttgatgtgctaattttaaaaataatttttaaaaaataaaaaaatattattggtatacttttctgagtaaaaaatactttgaaaaacaaatacaactaCACttctacataataaaaaaatcattgtcattttagactttttttttaatgatacataaacctaaaacaatatggttttgaaagaaaaaaactaaattttatcataaactAAACCATATCAGATCTCAAATAAATGAATTACCAAGTTGACCCTAAATCTTATAAAACTAGGTCTAGATTGACAAAAATATCTAGACTCATtcggtaataaaaaaagaaaacaaaacaaaaattgggCGATGGAAaagtaaaagagagagagagagaaaatatcaaAGCATATCTTTCTCTATTAAATTTATAACCATCCTTAGCTTCAATGTGTTTAACACTAATATACTATGATACGTTATTATTAGGAGTAAATTAGTGTTTTATCTtagatctatttttatttagttattttataattaaattagatatttatatgaaagactattatttaaattcttaatatatatatatatatatatatatatatatatatatatttgaatgatttaaaataaacaaaaaaaagggtagAACTTTGGTGTAAGAATTATTGGTATCCTCCCTTTAGGtttatgtcataaaaaaataagctaaaagGTATGAAGAATTCACTGTTCACCCGCATCCATTTCATTGgagattacaatagtaatccacaatacattcttttcattttgttttcactttttctttttctttttcacttttttttcactCAGTGtattactttccttttttttttaataagctaaAGGGTGTGGGGAATTCACTGTCCACCCGCATCCATTTCATTGGagattacagttacaatatgtgacgaaagcactgtagctttcctcgcaaattattGTGGactgctacaatgttttttcgcacatggttttttttatgtttttttctaaaattctctttgtcaatattattttttaaatattaaactggttaagaattataattacaagtaaatacaagtaaggctaaatcatgATCTTAAGCTAaagttaatttatgaaatggatACTGATTGAGATCgttctctaaaatattatgaagatAGCCCTAGAAACGAGTCTAAATATGATGTAATACTAGTTTATAAAGCTGGAGATTCAAATATATACATGAACTATAGGAGAAAGTTCCAGTTTCTTatgccatgtttgtttcccggaattcactttccgggaaaccactttccaaactttcctgtgtttgtttgccattaggaaagttggtcaacggaaaacactttccggtcaacggaaaacactttccagtcaaagaaaaatttggtttggtttccaggaaaatgttttcctttttggctgtgtttgttttccggaaagtggttttcgggaaaccactttccaaacttttctgtgtttgtttgccattagaaaagttggtcaacggaaaacactttccagtcaaaggaaaatttggcttggttttcaggaaagtgttttcctagaaaatttgggcggaaaacactttgcggaagttgtgaaaaatttagaaatgtcattatttgctgattatatcaaatttgatcctcaaacttttgattgctatatataatttgttttgaatatttatttttcaattccatctcttaaaatttaatttttatattaattttggtccttatttttataattgctatttgcttttttcttatcatttttttattgaaattttttatctatcaaatttggtcctcattttttttattgttacttattttatttgaaataatttatgaaatgttaattattattattttaatttattcaccttttattttttttttaattttttagatttgatctctattattttgattattatttattttatttgagataatttatgaaattatatatatttttcaatttcattctcattcaactttttaatttgtaagatttgttcctcattattttaataaacttgagaaaaataaaacattaataagttattttccagctcattttccatgacataaccaaacactggaaagtgttttccaacttatttttcattacactaccaaacatcgaaaaatactttcccggaattcactttccaaaagaaaactactttcctgcaaacaaacgagGTCTTAGTTTATCATGGAAGAAACTCCAAAATGAAGATAGAAACTAATACACCATAAGAAAAAGTCCCTTCtcggaaattaaaaaaaaaatataaataatacagGCACTATCTCATAAGacatccaataaaataaaaataataacaccagaagacattaaaaaaaaatataagaacttaattttaaaatataataagttGGCCTATAAATGTCTAACCACTAAAAATTGGCTCAAAACACTAGAATAAGAAAGCGACCAAAAATGCAAAATATATCCTGAAGCCCACTCCAAGATAGTCTCAAGTCTTTGTAAACAAGGATTAATGCTTTCTTTGTATCCGAGTTCTGATCCATAAGAGACAAGCCGATTATCAAATCCCATTAAAAAGGTAGCAATGGAATTCATGAAagctgttatatatatatatatatatatatatatatatatgttcttgGATTATTTCACTCTAAAGGTAAAGTTTGGGTGAGTAtccaattaacaataaaaatcttattctaTCAACTATACTACAAAAGTGAGTTACTACCAACTATTTGGCCTAGGAGAGGACCACTTTTGTGACATCTATCAtccattaaaagataaagaaaatctCTAAACCAAAAGAACAATAGAGATAAAAATGACGATATGACTCCACAGATGGAAGGAAGATGCAGACTTGAGATACTTGATTTGCTTATAAAAGCAGCATACACATGAAAACTTAGCCTCTAGAAACTATTTTTCATGCAAAGAAATCGCTAGCAGAGTGAACTGGATCCTAGGAGAAAACTGCAGGTTTTAAGAACAACACTTTtggattaaaagaaagaaagaaagaaaggaatgtCATGAGATCAGGACACTACactttcatgatttatgagAAACAAAAACCCCCTCCTATTTTGCAAACATGGCATGACGACACGACAATATCCATCTAtcgaaaaaaatagaagaaaaagcAGATGCATTTTCTTACAAACATCACAGTAttagttgagaataattgggaGGTTTAACCTATTGGTTAaccaactttttatatatatgtgtgtgtgtagggcaatatacaatagtaatgatGGAAATTACAACATAGAAGTATGTCTATAATATGCTCCATCAAGCTAAGGGTGGAGAATCAACTTGAAGTTTGAATCAAAAATTAGTAAATGGAGCAGTAGGAAGCGGTTTAGTAAAAACATCTGCAAGTTGATCGTGAGAGGAGATAAAGCGATCAGGTTTGCAGTAAACGGAGCAGCCTCTCCTACATTTGCTGCTACGAGCTCAGGTCCTTCAACAGATTCTCTTGCAGGTCTGTAACTCTTTGTTGATCTCTCCTCTTATCCTCTTCAACAGCTTCTCAATTTAGATTCTTCTCCCCCTCGATCTGCCGCTCGTTAGCATCTGATGGTTCTTCACCCACATCTGCTGAAAACTGCCCTTTTAACAGCGTCTGtagcctttgagccctcacttccttcgagtgcacctttgagccctcgactattctttcgagtgcgccttcgatcccttattttcctttctctttttacttgggtaggtcacccattacaatgagacccttctttgtatttttccacctaggtaggtcacccattacaatgagaccacttctaaaaaaaaatcaatcaaaaaacaaaaacaaaaagaaagaaaaaggggaaGGGTTTTCACAATTattcttctttacaaaacttactatacaaagtcaaaagaaaataagttttctAATGCCTTTGCattgtaagcattgtaaagagggggcaactgttgtaacccaattttgacccattggttttcaatttaatttttacggggtttaaaatgtaaaattaaaaaaagggtgATTTGTCAGCTTGTACAGAAACTAGGGACTACAATGTacttttgtcattctatccttagcttcaagataatctttaccttcaagataatgatagttgtaTGCTTTTGAATTCGATTCTAATTCGAACTTCaaaaaagagaatgagtttgattgagaCTTTACTTCTCGCAAGTGATGAGACTCTTGCACTATAAATACTGATCTCAGTGTATGCAGAAAAAGAGGAGGATGATTAGAGAGAAACCCTAAAAGAGAAAACCCGAGAAGAAGGCCATTACGAGAAacctacaaaaaaaataaaaaaaaacatttacaaaaaaagagggGGCGCGGCCGAATCCTAGACTAGCCTCCGCCGCCCCCTCCCCCCAACTTTTACCTCTCTTCTTCCTTGGTCTCAAACCAGCCATACATTCCCCCTCCTCggcattttcctttttcttccttcccTCCCCGCCAACCATCTCCCAAACCAACCCTCTCTCAGCCTCACCCCATCAGCAGCTCTCTTTCTTCCTCAGCCATTTACCAATGGCAACGGAGAATCAGCACCCGAAAACCCAATGGTTCCAGCCACAGGCAGCTGCAAAACAGAGACAGGTTTTTCTCTGAACTCAGCTGCAACAACAACCCCTTCTCTTCGGTCCAGCATTTAGAGCAACACCAATATCGCAGCGCAATAACAACAAACAGCGTCGCCTCCTCCTCTCATCATTCAGCTTCCTCCTCACGTCCAGCCACCACACCAAAGTCTTGTGATGTAGTTTCTTGTCCTCCAGCGGTGCAGCTTTTTCTTCCATAGACACGGTGAGCTCTGGAAAGCAATAGTAGCTCCTTCTCCTTCTGCACCCGCGACGTCCACACCAGTAGACTCGCTGTGCAACTTCTCCTTCGCTAGAAGGAACCTCGCGTCTTCATCAACACAGTAACAGTGGCGGAAGATCTTCCTTCCAGCAGAAAAAGCAGCACCTTCTTCTCCAGCCATTGACAGCAGGATATTCTTCCAGCTTCTATTAAAGCAACAGCGGAAACTCTCCTTCATGACAGCAGCTTGTCCACGCCGTGAGCAGCAGGCCGGATCTTCAACTGAGAGCAGCGCCAGACCGTCTCCCTCAGCTGCGCCTCCAAGTCGCAGCAACGCTAGGTGAGTTCTCCTTCTTTCCCTGTTTgctaaaattaattagcatattACTGTTGCTTGCATGCGTGAATTGttcacgcatgcatgcaacaGTGGCCACACCATATCACTGGTTTGGACTAGTGactaaaccctttttttttttagttttgagaccgggttacataaataaaatgagaaaataaaaaaaaaatttcatttcttttaatacAGAATTTTACGGATTTATTTattggcgccagagtcaggaatatcgtACCTTTTGAGTTacacaatatttaccaacgccagagttggaaatattcgtaggcGAATATTCACTGACATCAGAGTCGGGAATGTTACAGGATGATCATAAGAACATAACACAAACAAAACctttagcaattttagacaaaaccagcaatgcaccgtctcaggtaggacgcttagggggtgataacatcttccctttcgcgtaaccagtcccgtaccatagaatctctgttgaccaattagggttcctagttaccataatactaggtggtgactccttgaACTAGACCGTTTCCcccaaagaacaagatgtcaaatatctgttctttttccaatcgagattaattttttaacgggtcgccgcgatgtccgggtgtgacacCAAGTTAAGAATAATTTGGAGGCTTAACCTATTGGTTAGCCAATCTTttctatatatgtgtgtgtgtggggggggggcaatatacaatagtaatagTAGAGATTATAATATAAAAGTATGCCTATAATATTTCCTATGTAGGTACATTCTATAATAGTATTTATCTTGCTGGAAATATGGAATTATCACAAGGGTTTCCAGACCAAAACTCATGTCTTGACAAACCATAAAGTTGGATACACTATCATGACTTTGGCGATGGAAAGGGAGAAAGAGATGAATAAAATGCATATTGGTTGGCAACTTCAacagaaaaactaaaacatgtCTTGATGCTATGGTGGTATAAAGTTCCATGCAAGAGCGGGGTTATTGTCagtttaataaatgaaaaatgtcTGCCTGAATTTTGCAGTTTAATGGCAAGGAATTAAGTTGGCAAGACGTCTTGCACAAGCAAGGATCCTGCAACATTAATCTCCTCATTCACCTAATCAGAAAGGctgcctttttttcttttttcttttttgtaatgtCATCCACTATTCATACAAGGACGTATCTTTATTGACAATTACAGCTTCCAATGCTTACCAAAATGCAAAACACAAAGGTATCCCTACGTTaaaaaatgactttttattgtatatttgaaatttttttcggCGTTTTTTCTATTGGTACGAGTCTCTAATGTTAATTCTAGTTTATCGTCGGTAagcattataattattattattattattttctctcctaaaaattatagtttagctctctttgttgttggtatttcaacttcagtccttattattttgatttttaattttttatcttgcttcttttatagaaattttatttgttttcagttttatcatttaattttaatttataaaatattatattctccaattTTATCACTACGCCATTatacagttttaccgacggattaattccgtcggtataagGAACACAAACCGTCGGTAAAATTATTACCGATGGTATCTTCGACAGATTTATTCCGTCGGAGTCATGAGCGTCGGTAATTCTAATTCCGTCGCcatttctgtcggtaataaaaaaaacgataccgacggaattacagaCGGATCaacgcgccaaaaaaaaaattcccgcCACCAagttaccgacagaatattttCGTCTGTAAAATTcaacggtaattaccgacggatattccgtcggtaaaagaCACGGTAATTCTgacggaatttccgtcggtgattgtggcacggCCATAAATATTGTAAATGATACTACAATACCGACAGACACATTCTCTctgtaaatccgtcggtataaatttaaaatattttttaaaaaattatttattaacagttaaaaaacttataaccaaataaattttcattagacattaaaaatgtaaaattaatgttaaataatattcatcaaaatattcattacaaatttaatgttttaaaaaaacaaaattaaactaattaaaatagcggcggagctggaggaggaggaggaggaggctggttgttgcCGGAAccgtacggccaaaaagaagcagCACATGGatcatcacccatctttgatctaatCTCCATGACCATTTGATTGAGCTGAGCATAATCCGTCGAGAGGcgttcatattgttgtttcaaggctaAAAACTCCTttgactgggtgctcgatactgatggagagctcccaacggttgagacactacgggccgaCCGTAATTTTTCGGCCGtcgtgttggagagcccgtagacccgatttttatcgggtccaccaaaCGATCcgacctccatccacaaatccggatcgaaattTGGTtgggtcaaaggatcgtccccatatctctctctcaaccggctattataggtctcctgaatttttttttttaaaaaatcatcatattcaattcaagaaaataataacttacgaaataatttgattgatcgaacataccacaaaatgCTGAGCACAATTGTCCACGtactgctgcacccccttttggcggtcttgactccgcacgtgcgtctctacaaatagctccattggactcggctcacgtccaagagacgtagcctgtaaggaaaaaaaagattgcaagtaaatatatttataagcaacaacaaattaattaacgatatatttcatttaaaataatcttaccatctgcttcgcatgtgcgctgaatgggatgGAGCctccagtgtgcgtggtcaccgaaccatgaatttctCGGTTCTGGTTGATGGCTCCGGATTGTGAGCGCTGTGAGAACCGATCAGatgtcacgtgctcaatatatgccgccCATATAtctcccgagatgaatggcggtttaaATTCCCGCCAAACTGCCACCTCATTCCAGCCTTCAAGACCGTTGTACCTCGCATATCTTTTCGTCTTttttcactacaagatttaacagttttaccaacggaatttttccgtcggtgtaagacacatattccatcggtaattatattaccgacggaatcaaagacggaaatgatccgtcggtgaatcgttcgtcggtaatgttttgtccgtcggtaaatccgttggtaatagaattaccgacggatttactgacagAACAGAcacgtcggtaataatttttttattaccaacggaattaccgagggatttaccgacgaaattaccaacggaattttcGTCGGCaattccgtcagtaattattgaaaaacattttaaaaaaaattcagtttataaaattataaaataattaaattaacataaattaacactgtataatatatactcaaaatgcttggaaaaaagaataagaaaatcaattcaaacaaatttgcaacaaataaataaaataaaaaaataaattcaactaaaaaattaattcatatgaaaaaaatgaagttgcaattgctaaatatttaaaaatcctataaataaagctactaaaaattgatctcatatgaaaaaaaaatctcacaacaacatttatacaattattaagaacaaaaacaattaaaaataaaataaaaaaacaaatatagtgaaaaaaatcatgaaaaaagaagaaaaaagaaaaatcttaccttaatgtagttgcaagtgaagctaaggagtgaaaaaaaatttcattaagcatattaataaaaaaaaaaactaagaggataaaagaagaaagaaaaagaagacatacccaagcatggaggaaaagagaaggagataaggagagaaaagaagagaaagaaatagataagaaatgatgttttttacataaagtgaagaagaagaagacataccttaatgatgttttttacatatagtgaagaagaagaagaagaagaagaagaagaataataataagaatcgGGTCtatctcttgtgaaataagggcattcaggctttttattgggacgCTTTATCGACGGATaagtaaatattaatattttttaattattccgtcggtaatatttaatttaaatttttaatttcgtaaatttttttcagaaaccgccaaaaaattaccgacgatttttcaatccgtcggtgattccgtctgtaatatttaaatgaaaattttaaattaattgaattttttcagaaaaccgccaaataacaccaacgacttttcaatccgtcggtgatttactctctggaaaataccgacggaattttccgtcggtgattccctttgtaattaacatgatgaacagtgttcacaatttaccaacaaatttacaaacagaatcaccgacggaacaaattccgtcggtaattccgtcggtaaaaatgacacgtcatcatttttttttgttttgttttaattttttttccctcggtaattccctcggtatataccgagggaatatttccgtcggtaaaatccctcgaaaatttaccgacggaaatattccctcggtatttccgtttgtatttatcaattttctggtagtgtttttAGTGTCATatcaaaaatcacgcaacctacatcCATAGTAactaattagaatttagaacataaaattataaataaaaaataaatactattttcgatgttacctagttgctgcgtgattctcccatactctcctgacaacattgttgtccgtgctatcccactcaaatttattctgtatatataaataaatcattgaaaataaaaatagtacaagatataaaattacaaaaattatttattaaaaataaactggaaattaaaaattaacacctaCCTGAAATCGCCGAAACCaggcatcgatattaggtctccactcaggatgtctggagacctgactccattgaaacaatggaatctccatcgatgatttcaTAACCAATGTAATTGTCCTGGCAGCCTCAAtatttgtgaacctgaaattaaataataaaaaattaattatttgttcataaattatgttataagtattaaaaaaaactaaaacctaaacaaacttacattgagaggtcatccttccattgtgcctggtacttgcgggtgaattgaccccgctgtgaaggcacgccgcttctgcgctgtgaaaccgcggtAGAAGAGGAAGCATCACACGGTGGCGCAGAAGCATcaccgtgatcagcacctaaggagatgtcctcctcgctgctagaagaactatgTGCAACCATCtgctgacgacgtgctgtagatttcattcgacgcatctacacaaatgtatatgaattattacataaattaactttaattattttaaaaaaaattcagcagcACCTCCTTTATACTAGAGACTACCCtcagttttcaaacctgcaatatttacaataaccacaatcCATATAATCTCCAtcaacatcatatatacaacctaaTATCATTAGGAAttcaatcattaataaaaatttggcagcacctcccc is a window encoding:
- the LOC18095460 gene encoding polyphenol oxidase, chloroplastic, with protein sequence MASFISLSSSIPLAASSFLPSFPKTHRVSRVKKPNRPDIPIVSCKSGKNDHEQNPATRRDVLIGLGGLYGATSLSDPFAYANPIAPPDITQCELVTLPTESDPSNCCPPTSTKIKNFEFPSASSPMRIRPAAHLVDKAYLAKYAKAIALMKSLPDDDPRSFKSQADVHCAYCDGAYHQAGFPDLDLQIHFSWLFFPWHRLYLYYFERILGKLIDDPTFALPFWNWDAPAGMQMPAIFTDPKSPLYDPLRDANHQPPTLLDLNYAKGDANPDPAKAGELYASNLNVMYRQMVSGATKPTLFFGKPYRAGDDPSPGMGTIETTPHTQIHYWTGDPNQTNGENMGNFYSAGRDPIFYCHHSNVDRMWDLWKKIPGGKRKDIEDPDWLNSEFLFWDENKELVRVKVKDTLDTKKLRYGFQDVPIPWLKARATPKFTRQEKSRRSAKKSVVLTPISAFPVVLDKVISVEVSRPKKSRSATEKEDEDEVLVIEGIEYEENQLIKFDVLVNDEPDSPGGPDKSEFAGSFINVPHKHAKKSKTTMVLGITGLLEDLEAEGDDTLVVTLVPRTGGDSVTVANVKIEFVAD